One segment of Streptomyces sp. XD-27 DNA contains the following:
- a CDS encoding bifunctional uroporphyrinogen-III C-methyltransferase/uroporphyrinogen-III synthase, which produces MNPTAPNHPGCGHVTFLGAGPGDPGLLTLRAVEALAAADVLIADPQVLDVVRAHVRASVAADAQGTPRQTSADDTSSAAGVPVLRDTANLVMTAARGGKRVVRAVAGDPGLDGDAAEEMLACATAGIAFEVVPGVAAAVGVPAYAGVPLRDARGADVRFVDARTADDRCWSEVGSSDATAVVSATLETVAAAAGELVAAGRKPDTPLSVTVAGTTTRQRTWTATLGTIAQVLKAAKVLPSPDGAQPVIAVVGERSAAERRDQLSWFESKPLFGWNVLVPRTKEQAASLSDQLRSYGAVPSEVPTIAVEPPRTPQQMERAVKGLVTGRYEWIAFTSVNAVKAVREKFEEYGLDARAFAGIKVAAVGEQTAKSLIEFGVKPDLVPSGEQSAAGLLEDWPPYDPVFDPIDRVFLPRADIATETLVAGLIELGWEVDDVTAYRTVRASPPPAETREAIKGGGFDAVLFTSSSTVRNLVGIAGKPHNVTVIACIGPATAKTAEEHGLRVDVLSPEPSVHKLAEALAEFGAARRAAAIEAGDPVTRPSERRPGSRRRARS; this is translated from the coding sequence TTGAACCCCACCGCCCCTAACCACCCCGGCTGCGGACACGTCACCTTCCTCGGTGCCGGCCCCGGAGACCCCGGACTGCTGACGTTGCGCGCCGTGGAGGCACTCGCCGCCGCGGATGTGCTGATCGCGGATCCGCAAGTGCTCGACGTGGTCCGTGCGCATGTCCGTGCGTCCGTCGCCGCGGATGCCCAGGGCACGCCGCGGCAGACCAGCGCTGACGACACGTCAAGCGCGGCCGGAGTGCCCGTACTCAGGGACACCGCCAATCTTGTCATGACGGCCGCGCGCGGCGGCAAGCGGGTCGTCCGTGCGGTCGCCGGCGACCCCGGCCTGGACGGTGACGCCGCCGAGGAGATGCTCGCCTGCGCCACCGCGGGCATCGCCTTCGAGGTGGTGCCCGGTGTCGCGGCCGCCGTCGGCGTGCCCGCGTACGCCGGTGTGCCGCTGCGGGACGCGCGCGGCGCGGACGTCCGCTTCGTCGACGCCCGTACCGCCGACGACCGCTGCTGGAGCGAGGTCGGTTCCTCGGACGCGACGGCCGTGGTCTCCGCGACCCTGGAGACGGTCGCGGCCGCCGCGGGCGAGCTGGTCGCCGCGGGCCGCAAGCCCGACACCCCGCTCAGCGTGACCGTCGCCGGGACCACGACGCGGCAGCGCACCTGGACCGCGACCCTCGGGACGATCGCCCAGGTGCTCAAGGCCGCCAAGGTGCTGCCGTCGCCGGACGGCGCGCAGCCGGTGATAGCCGTGGTCGGCGAGCGCAGCGCGGCCGAGCGGCGCGACCAGCTCTCCTGGTTCGAGTCCAAGCCGCTGTTCGGCTGGAACGTCCTGGTGCCGCGCACCAAGGAGCAGGCCGCCTCGCTCTCCGACCAACTGCGGTCGTACGGCGCCGTGCCCAGCGAGGTGCCGACCATCGCCGTGGAGCCGCCGCGTACCCCGCAGCAGATGGAGCGCGCGGTCAAGGGGCTGGTCACCGGCCGGTACGAGTGGATCGCCTTCACCTCCGTGAACGCCGTCAAGGCGGTGCGGGAGAAGTTCGAGGAGTACGGCCTGGACGCTCGCGCGTTCGCCGGGATCAAGGTCGCGGCGGTCGGCGAGCAGACCGCCAAGTCGCTGATCGAGTTCGGCGTCAAGCCGGACCTGGTGCCGTCCGGCGAGCAGTCCGCGGCCGGGCTGCTGGAGGACTGGCCGCCGTACGACCCGGTCTTCGACCCGATCGACCGGGTCTTCCTGCCGCGCGCCGACATCGCCACCGAGACCCTGGTGGCGGGCCTGATCGAGCTGGGCTGGGAGGTCGACGACGTCACGGCGTACCGCACCGTGCGCGCCTCGCCGCCGCCGGCCGAGACCCGCGAGGCGATCAAGGGCGGCGGCTTCGACGCCGTGCTGTTCACCTCTTCCTCCACCGTGCGGAACTTGGTCGGCATCGCCGGTAAGCCGCACAATGTCACCGTCATCGCCTGCATCGGCCCGGCCACCGCGAAGACCGCGGAGGAGCACGGCCTGCGGGTGGATGTGCTGTCGCCCGAGCCCTCGGTGCACAAGCTGGCCGAGGCGCTCGCGGAGTTCGGCGCCGCGCGGCGCGCTGCCGCGATCGAGGCCGGTGACCCGGTCACGCGCCCGAGCGAGCGGCGGCCCGGATCTCGGAGGAGGGCACGGAGTTGA
- the hemB gene encoding porphobilinogen synthase codes for MSSGTYGRFPGARPRRLRTTPAMRRMVAETRLHPAELILPAFVREGVSEPVPLAAMPGVVQHTRDTLRKAAVEAVEAGVGGIMLFGVPEESKKDAVGTPGTDPNGILQVAIRDVKAEVGDEIVIMSDLCLDEHTDHGHCGVLDADGRVDNDATLERYAEMARAQAEAGVHVVGPSGMMDGQVGVIREALDGIGRQDVSILAYTVKYASAFYGPFREAVGSSLQGDRKTYQQDPANARESLRELALDLAEGADMVMVKPALPYLDILARIADAVDVPVAAYQISGEYAMVEAAAANGWIERDRAIMETLTSIRRAGAGMILTYWATEVAQRLRRADA; via the coding sequence GTGTCGAGCGGTACGTACGGGCGGTTCCCGGGCGCGAGACCGCGCCGGCTGCGTACGACACCTGCGATGCGGCGCATGGTCGCCGAGACCCGGCTGCACCCGGCCGAGTTGATCCTGCCCGCCTTCGTACGGGAGGGCGTCAGCGAGCCGGTGCCGCTGGCCGCCATGCCGGGCGTCGTCCAGCACACCCGCGACACGCTGCGGAAGGCCGCGGTGGAGGCGGTGGAGGCGGGCGTCGGCGGCATCATGCTGTTCGGTGTGCCGGAGGAGTCGAAGAAGGACGCCGTCGGCACGCCGGGCACCGACCCGAACGGCATCCTCCAGGTGGCCATCCGGGACGTGAAGGCCGAGGTCGGCGACGAGATCGTCATCATGTCCGACCTGTGCCTGGACGAGCACACCGATCACGGCCACTGCGGGGTCCTGGACGCCGACGGCCGGGTCGACAACGACGCCACGCTGGAGCGCTACGCCGAGATGGCGCGGGCGCAGGCCGAGGCGGGCGTCCACGTGGTCGGCCCCAGCGGCATGATGGACGGTCAGGTCGGGGTCATCCGCGAGGCGCTGGACGGCATCGGCCGCCAGGACGTCTCCATCCTGGCCTATACGGTGAAGTACGCCTCCGCCTTCTACGGCCCGTTCCGTGAGGCGGTCGGCTCGTCGCTCCAGGGCGACCGCAAGACGTACCAGCAGGACCCGGCCAACGCCCGCGAGTCGCTGCGCGAACTGGCGCTGGACCTCGCCGAGGGCGCCGACATGGTCATGGTCAAGCCGGCCCTGCCGTACCTGGACATCCTCGCGCGGATCGCGGACGCGGTGGACGTGCCGGTCGCCGCGTACCAGATCTCCGGCGAGTACGCGATGGTCGAGGCCGCGGCCGCCAACGGCTGGATCGAGCGCGACCGGGCGATCATGGAGACGCTGACCTCCATCCGCCGGGCGGGCGCGGGCATGATCCTCACCTACTGGGCGACGGAGGTCGCCCAGCGGCTGCGGCGCGCGGACGCGTAG
- a CDS encoding permease prefix domain 1-containing protein: MSADRATTAPRQAALIADHVTNDVADHVADPVAEHVDDPVDGYVADLTAALHGPARTKARMITEIRDGLADTVAAYADDGVPREQAAHLAVREFGTVEELVPSCQQELTIAQAQHTARAVALTVPFLIACWYPIWATGRGGAGQLAHGSDLLTAALVGVSAAAALLAVATLAATGALARRLPTPRRLPLAVAWTGTTASVAMALSALTLATASPLGTNWPLAVLAGVLTAASHGLVAASARACRRCARLPARPPYAQECPASR, translated from the coding sequence ATGAGCGCCGACCGCGCGACCACCGCGCCTCGGCAGGCCGCCCTCATCGCGGACCACGTCACAAACGACGTCGCGGACCACGTCGCGGACCCCGTCGCGGAGCACGTCGACGACCCCGTCGACGGCTACGTCGCGGACCTGACCGCCGCCCTGCACGGACCGGCCCGGACCAAGGCCCGGATGATCACGGAGATACGCGACGGCCTCGCGGACACCGTGGCGGCCTACGCCGACGACGGAGTGCCCCGCGAACAGGCCGCCCACCTGGCGGTGCGCGAGTTCGGGACCGTAGAGGAGCTCGTGCCGAGCTGCCAGCAGGAACTGACCATCGCTCAGGCGCAGCACACCGCCCGGGCCGTCGCCCTCACCGTCCCCTTCCTGATCGCCTGCTGGTACCCGATCTGGGCCACCGGCCGCGGCGGGGCAGGGCAACTCGCGCACGGATCAGATCTGTTGACAGCCGCCCTCGTCGGAGTCTCGGCCGCCGCCGCGCTGCTCGCGGTGGCCACGCTGGCCGCCACCGGCGCCCTCGCCCGCCGACTGCCCACCCCGCGGCGGCTGCCGCTCGCGGTCGCATGGACCGGCACCACCGCCAGCGTGGCCATGGCGCTCTCCGCGCTCACGCTCGCCACCGCGTCACCGCTCGGCACGAACTGGCCGCTGGCCGTGCTCGCCGGGGTGCTCACGGCCGCCTCGCACGGCCTGGTGGCGGCCTCGGCCCGTGCCTGCCGCCGCTGCGCCCGGCTGCCCGCCCGCCCTCCGTACGCGCAAGAGTGCCCCGCCTCACGATGA
- a CDS encoding PadR family transcriptional regulator, producing MRADAVRGHLDGLLLAVLEPGPLHGYAIIAAVQYRSGGALELRTGTIYPALNRLERLGLLCSSWQSVGERRRRAYELTDAGRRHLAAERTAWSEFTAAIGSVLNPAAPPRTAT from the coding sequence ATGAGGGCAGACGCGGTGCGAGGACACCTGGACGGGTTGCTGCTCGCCGTACTGGAACCGGGCCCGCTGCACGGCTACGCGATCATCGCCGCGGTCCAATACCGCAGCGGCGGCGCGCTGGAGCTGCGCACGGGCACGATCTATCCGGCCTTGAACCGGCTGGAGCGGCTGGGGCTGCTGTGCAGCAGCTGGCAGTCCGTCGGGGAACGGCGGCGGCGCGCTTACGAGCTCACCGACGCGGGGCGGCGCCACCTGGCCGCCGAGCGGACGGCATGGAGCGAGTTCACCGCGGCGATCGGCTCCGTCCTCAACCCCGCCGCACCGCCCCGGACCGCCACATGA
- a CDS encoding NACHT domain-containing NTPase: MEPAAIAIRIASSAVMPLVRKLFVQEGPGAGIVERAVRISSLVSFRGEQRTLSERDLTALAGTLVERALDSAAPGERPVAADEVRAVAEALARTLCALGTIDLEDAQAVGLGHQAFARRLRAAAPGAERGLSADGARFHAALVETACLHILHFFTQRSTFVAATLVAQTRELARIRARVDELVRRHPGQSAEDASFEERYAADIVTSHNHLTIYGIDLAHSPDSWSLETAYLGLEAEIGQPPTEGQLPTQGQPPTQSVSVSGGTGPQSVPGGTGPQPVLPAEQALSGRDRVLLRGVAGSGKTTLVQWLAVAVARGELPKALETLRGRVPFVLPVRRFSRGHGSRDGFPVFPVPEEFLSAVRYPRAGAQPRGWAERVMAQGRALLLVDGIDEAPEGDRERLRRELARLLAHYPGNVWLVTSRPSAVRENWLTSEGFVELRLAPLSREAVTAFIQRWHAAAREEDATDLDRIDHYEQTLLRTVRITRDLGRLATNPLMCGLICALHRDRRGYLPRGRKALYDAALSMLLERRDRERDMHNTDGIDLTQEPKVQLLQKLAYWMLVNGRSEMDRTVAIDTLAQHLPAIPHAAEQGGPEDIYRHLLNRTGLLREPTPGSVDFVHRTFQDYLSARAAVERHDFDFLINHAHQDDWEEVVRMSVALARPDECAYLLDGLLAARKGVRPVESRHRKLLAAACLEHATEVDPEVRTRVHRYTRDLVRPTSLEGARALGWIGAIVLEMLPDPVGVPEADAHRLAVTATSVADDRAIDYLTRLRDHPSWVVRSTLAGAWRRYDTDRYADEIIAHLDPHELEFPVSSLEELHALRRLGGRPCVQVTGALGPAQLVEGIASDSLTYLWLMHDVGEHMAWLSAFPNLATLQVPATQRVTGVPEGVQVIRG, from the coding sequence GTGGAACCAGCCGCCATCGCCATCCGCATCGCCTCAAGCGCCGTCATGCCGCTGGTGCGGAAGCTGTTCGTACAGGAGGGGCCCGGAGCCGGGATCGTGGAGCGGGCGGTGCGGATCTCCTCACTGGTCTCGTTCCGCGGGGAGCAGCGGACCTTGAGCGAACGGGACCTGACCGCACTCGCCGGCACGCTCGTCGAGCGGGCGCTGGACTCCGCGGCGCCCGGGGAGCGGCCCGTCGCGGCCGACGAGGTGCGGGCGGTCGCGGAGGCGCTCGCCCGCACGCTGTGTGCGCTCGGGACGATCGATCTGGAGGACGCGCAGGCCGTAGGGCTCGGGCACCAGGCGTTCGCCCGGCGGCTGCGGGCCGCGGCGCCCGGGGCGGAACGCGGACTCTCCGCCGACGGGGCGCGTTTCCACGCGGCCCTGGTGGAGACCGCCTGCCTGCACATCCTGCACTTCTTCACCCAGCGGTCCACCTTCGTCGCCGCGACACTGGTCGCGCAGACCCGCGAGCTGGCGCGGATCCGGGCCCGGGTGGACGAGCTGGTCCGGCGGCACCCGGGGCAGTCGGCCGAGGATGCGTCGTTCGAGGAGCGGTACGCGGCCGACATCGTCACCAGCCACAATCACCTCACCATCTACGGCATCGACCTGGCGCACTCGCCCGACAGCTGGTCGCTGGAGACCGCGTACCTCGGCCTGGAGGCGGAGATCGGGCAACCGCCGACCGAGGGGCAACTGCCGACCCAGGGGCAGCCGCCGACCCAGTCCGTGTCCGTGTCCGGCGGAACGGGCCCCCAGTCCGTGCCCGGCGGGACAGGCCCGCAGCCGGTGCTCCCCGCCGAACAGGCGCTCTCCGGACGGGACCGGGTGCTGCTCCGCGGCGTCGCCGGTTCCGGCAAGACCACCCTCGTACAGTGGCTGGCGGTCGCCGTCGCCCGCGGCGAGCTGCCCAAGGCGCTGGAGACGCTGCGCGGGCGGGTCCCGTTCGTGCTGCCGGTGCGCCGCTTCAGCCGGGGCCACGGCAGCCGCGACGGCTTCCCCGTGTTTCCCGTACCGGAGGAGTTCCTGTCCGCCGTGCGCTATCCGCGTGCCGGCGCCCAGCCGCGCGGCTGGGCCGAGCGGGTGATGGCCCAGGGGCGCGCGCTGCTGCTCGTCGACGGGATCGACGAGGCCCCCGAAGGCGACCGCGAGCGGCTGCGGCGCGAACTGGCCCGCCTGCTCGCGCACTACCCGGGCAATGTGTGGCTGGTGACCTCGCGGCCCTCCGCCGTGCGGGAGAACTGGCTGACCTCGGAGGGCTTCGTGGAGCTGCGGCTGGCCCCGCTCAGCCGCGAGGCGGTCACCGCGTTCATCCAGCGCTGGCACGCGGCGGCCCGCGAGGAGGACGCCACCGACCTGGACCGTATCGACCACTACGAGCAGACCCTGCTCCGCACGGTGCGGATCACCCGGGACCTGGGCCGCCTCGCCACCAATCCGCTGATGTGCGGGCTGATCTGCGCCCTGCACCGGGACCGGCGCGGCTATCTGCCGCGCGGCCGCAAGGCCCTGTACGACGCGGCGCTGTCGATGCTGCTGGAGCGGCGCGACCGCGAGCGCGACATGCACAACACCGACGGCATCGACCTCACCCAGGAGCCCAAGGTCCAGCTGCTGCAGAAGCTCGCGTACTGGATGCTGGTCAACGGCCGCTCCGAGATGGACCGTACGGTCGCGATCGACACCCTCGCCCAGCACCTGCCCGCCATCCCGCACGCCGCGGAACAAGGCGGCCCCGAGGACATCTACCGCCATCTGCTCAACCGCACCGGGCTGCTGCGCGAGCCCACCCCCGGCTCGGTGGACTTCGTGCACCGCACGTTCCAGGACTACCTCAGCGCGCGGGCGGCCGTCGAGCGGCACGACTTCGACTTCCTCATCAACCATGCCCACCAGGACGACTGGGAGGAGGTCGTCCGCATGTCAGTGGCGCTGGCCAGGCCCGACGAGTGCGCGTATCTGCTGGACGGGCTGCTGGCGGCCCGCAAGGGCGTCCGGCCGGTGGAGTCGCGGCACCGCAAGCTGCTGGCGGCCGCCTGCCTGGAGCACGCCACCGAGGTGGACCCGGAGGTCCGGACCCGCGTCCACCGCTACACCCGCGACCTGGTGCGTCCCACCTCGCTGGAGGGGGCGCGGGCGCTCGGCTGGATCGGGGCGATCGTGCTGGAGATGCTGCCCGACCCGGTGGGCGTCCCGGAGGCGGACGCGCACCGGCTCGCGGTCACCGCGACCTCGGTGGCGGACGACCGCGCGATCGACTACCTCACCCGCCTGCGGGACCACCCCTCCTGGGTGGTCCGCAGCACGCTGGCGGGCGCCTGGCGGCGGTACGACACCGACCGCTACGCCGACGAGATCATCGCCCATCTCGACCCGCACGAGCTGGAGTTCCCCGTCTCCAGCCTGGAGGAGCTACACGCGCTGCGCCGCCTCGGCGGGCGGCCGTGTGTGCAGGTCACCGGCGCACTGGGCCCGGCCCAACTGGTCGAGGGCATCGCGTCGGACTCGCTCACATACCTGTGGCTCATGCACGACGTCGGCGAACACATGGCATGGCTCAGCGCCTTCCCGAACCTCGCCACCCTCCAGGTCCCGGCGACGCAGCGGGTGACGGGCGTTCCGGAGGGCGTCCAGGTCATCCGCGGCTGA
- a CDS encoding S41 family peptidase: MATADRDGACGWAVDLRPSTGGDMGPLFAVVARVLGDGDVGAFVAADGERGVLTVKDGRLRHGPAFPPAPSVSRKNPPVAVLIDDNTASAGEILALAFHGRPQTRFFGTPSAGRTTGNVSHRLSDGAALVLTETRDADRTGKVYDGPIAPDEEFLADRRDVGTDRGRALGAATAWLGEQPGCR; the protein is encoded by the coding sequence GTGGCCACCGCCGATCGCGACGGGGCCTGCGGCTGGGCGGTGGACCTGCGCCCGAGCACCGGCGGCGACATGGGGCCGTTGTTCGCCGTCGTCGCGCGCGTCCTGGGGGACGGGGACGTCGGCGCCTTCGTCGCGGCGGACGGTGAACGGGGTGTGCTGACGGTCAAGGACGGGCGGCTGCGCCATGGCCCCGCCTTCCCGCCCGCTCCTTCCGTATCCCGGAAGAACCCTCCCGTCGCCGTGCTCATCGACGACAACACCGCCAGTGCGGGCGAGATCCTCGCCCTGGCGTTCCATGGACGCCCGCAGACCCGGTTCTTCGGCACCCCGAGCGCCGGTCGCACCACCGGCAACGTCAGCCACCGGCTCTCCGACGGCGCCGCCCTCGTCCTCACCGAGACCAGGGACGCCGACCGCACCGGGAAGGTCTACGACGGCCCCATCGCCCCCGACGAGGAGTTCCTGGCGGACCGCCGGGACGTCGGCACCGACCGGGGCCGGGCCCTCGGCGCCGCCACGGCCTGGCTCGGCGAGCAGCCCGGCTGCCGGTGA
- a CDS encoding DUF397 domain-containing protein yields MPTLEWQKSSYCQTGNNCLNVAAAPDDTIHLRESEHPGTVLAITPGTLRGFIRAARAGRFDRLADER; encoded by the coding sequence GTGCCAACGCTGGAATGGCAGAAGTCCTCCTATTGCCAGACGGGCAACAACTGCCTGAACGTGGCCGCCGCCCCCGACGACACCATCCACCTCCGCGAAAGCGAGCACCCCGGCACCGTGCTCGCCATCACCCCCGGCACCCTGCGCGGCTTCATACGCGCCGCCAGAGCAGGCCGTTTCGACCGGCTCGCCGACGAGCGATGA
- a CDS encoding helix-turn-helix transcriptional regulator, translating into MRTAPTVRQQRLGAELRKLRERAGMTATQAGARLGADQARVSNIETGRAGISAARVRILAEMYGCTDQGLIEALAVMPPGRKRRWWEEYREILPAAMLDITELEHHAVALRTAQTSSLPGLLQTAAHARVVFDQMVPPLPPHEVEHRVSHRIKRQAVLFGDSPIAYTAVIHEAALRMRFGGRRTTRAQLEHILAASERDNITVLVIPFEAGEYPGSGQTILYAAGPVPQLDTVQLDQWHGPCFLDAEDQLANYRNILERLESLALKPEESRDLVRTIVQSL; encoded by the coding sequence ATGAGGACAGCGCCAACGGTCCGCCAACAGCGCCTGGGTGCGGAGCTGCGCAAGCTTCGCGAACGCGCGGGGATGACAGCCACTCAGGCAGGCGCTCGCCTTGGCGCTGACCAGGCCCGCGTCAGCAACATCGAGACCGGGCGAGCGGGGATCAGCGCGGCGCGGGTGCGCATCCTGGCGGAGATGTACGGGTGCACCGACCAGGGGTTAATCGAAGCTCTTGCCGTGATGCCGCCGGGGCGCAAACGCCGCTGGTGGGAGGAGTACCGGGAGATCCTGCCCGCCGCCATGCTCGACATCACCGAACTGGAGCACCATGCGGTGGCGTTGCGCACGGCTCAGACATCCAGCCTGCCTGGCCTGCTCCAGACCGCCGCGCACGCCCGCGTGGTCTTCGACCAGATGGTGCCGCCGCTGCCTCCCCACGAGGTGGAGCACCGCGTCTCGCATCGCATCAAGCGGCAAGCGGTCCTCTTCGGGGACTCCCCGATCGCGTATACGGCGGTCATTCACGAAGCGGCGCTGCGCATGCGGTTCGGCGGCAGAAGGACCACCCGCGCCCAGCTCGAGCACATCTTGGCAGCGAGCGAACGCGACAACATCACCGTGCTCGTCATCCCCTTCGAGGCCGGCGAATACCCTGGCTCGGGGCAGACGATCCTCTACGCCGCCGGGCCGGTACCCCAACTCGACACGGTTCAGCTGGACCAGTGGCACGGCCCGTGCTTCCTGGATGCCGAGGACCAGCTCGCCAACTACCGCAACATTCTTGAACGGCTGGAATCGTTGGCGCTGAAGCCCGAAGAGTCCCGTGACCTCGTCCGGACCATCGTCCAGTCCCTATGA
- a CDS encoding ATP-binding protein, whose amino-acid sequence MLLPSPGWDYTLQLPHDPLAPRIARRALRLILEEHGGTRELADTAELLTSELVTNSFRHTEGPASMRVRREGERVRVSVWDTSANFPVHKDVDEDAEQGRGIALVELCADAWGGLAMDDGLFGSGKTIWFELDGTWPEA is encoded by the coding sequence GTGCTGCTGCCATCGCCCGGCTGGGACTACACGCTCCAACTTCCGCACGACCCCCTCGCCCCGCGCATCGCCCGCCGGGCCCTCCGCCTGATCCTCGAAGAACACGGCGGAACCCGCGAACTCGCCGACACCGCCGAACTTCTGACCTCCGAGCTCGTCACCAACTCCTTCCGCCACACGGAGGGCCCAGCGTCCATGCGGGTACGGCGGGAAGGGGAGCGGGTGCGCGTCAGCGTGTGGGACACCAGCGCCAACTTTCCCGTCCACAAGGATGTGGACGAGGACGCCGAGCAGGGCCGGGGCATCGCCCTGGTGGAGCTGTGCGCCGACGCGTGGGGCGGGCTGGCGATGGACGACGGGTTATTCGGGAGCGGGAAGACGATCTGGTTCGAACTGGACGGGACGTGGCCCGAGGCGTGA
- a CDS encoding alanine--glyoxylate aminotransferase family protein, with the protein MSDVSDARALLLDQPPLTADRFAAIERRVAEVMRTDADVIVMQGEALLPLEGCIRSAARPGATALNVITGPYGQTFGGWLRDCGAAVVDIEVPYDTAVSAERIAAALAEHPGTELVSLVHAEAATGNTNPVAEIGEVVREHGALLMLDAVASVAAEPLETDAWGVDLCVIGAQKGMGGPAGVSAVSVSERAWDRIRANPRAPRRSYLSLLDWKERWIDTGRAVLPHAPAQLEMLALEASIDRIEATGGLAAAITRHRAAAAATRAGTLALADGGTRGVDRLRPYVAEARDAAPVATTLRAPAALDARDLVAASVAADSLPLVAGGGALAKEMIRVNHYGPDASLETVVRTLSALAGALRAAGLRADGDAAVAAAEAAWSAAV; encoded by the coding sequence GTGTCCGACGTGTCCGACGCCCGCGCCCTCCTCCTCGACCAGCCGCCGCTGACCGCCGACCGCTTCGCCGCCATCGAACGGCGGGTCGCCGAGGTGATGCGCACCGACGCCGACGTGATCGTCATGCAGGGCGAGGCGCTGCTGCCGCTGGAAGGCTGCATCCGCAGCGCCGCGCGCCCCGGCGCGACCGCGCTCAACGTGATCACCGGCCCGTACGGGCAGACGTTCGGCGGCTGGCTGCGGGACTGCGGCGCCGCGGTCGTGGACATCGAGGTGCCGTACGACACGGCCGTCTCCGCCGAGCGCATCGCCGCCGCGCTCGCCGAGCACCCCGGCACCGAGTTGGTCTCCCTCGTCCACGCCGAGGCCGCGACCGGCAACACCAATCCGGTCGCGGAGATCGGCGAGGTGGTGCGCGAGCACGGCGCCCTCCTCATGCTCGATGCCGTCGCCTCGGTCGCGGCCGAGCCGCTGGAGACCGACGCGTGGGGCGTGGACCTGTGCGTGATCGGCGCGCAGAAGGGCATGGGCGGCCCGGCGGGCGTCTCGGCGGTGTCCGTCAGCGAGCGCGCCTGGGACCGTATCCGCGCCAACCCGCGCGCCCCGCGCCGCTCCTATCTCTCCCTGCTGGACTGGAAGGAGCGCTGGATCGACACCGGCCGGGCCGTACTGCCGCACGCCCCGGCCCAGTTGGAAATGCTGGCGCTGGAGGCGTCGATCGACCGTATCGAGGCCACGGGCGGCCTGGCCGCGGCCATCACCCGGCACCGCGCGGCGGCGGCCGCCACCCGCGCGGGGACGCTGGCGCTGGCCGACGGCGGCACGCGCGGTGTGGACCGGCTGCGCCCGTACGTCGCCGAGGCCCGCGACGCCGCCCCGGTGGCGACGACGCTGCGCGCCCCCGCCGCGCTGGACGCGCGCGACCTGGTGGCGGCGTCGGTGGCGGCCGACTCCCTGCCCCTGGTGGCGGGCGGCGGCGCCCTGGCCAAGGAGATGATCCGGGTCAACCACTACGGGCCGGACGCGAGCCTGGAGACGGTCGTACGGACCCTGTCGGCACTGGCGGGCGCGCTGCGGGCGGCGGGGTTGCGGGCGGACGGGGATGCGGCTGTGGCGGCAGCCGAGGCCGCCTGGTCGGCGGCGGTCTGA